The following are encoded in a window of Streptomyces sp. Go-475 genomic DNA:
- a CDS encoding 4Fe-4S binding protein gives MTYVITQPCEGVKDGACIDACPVDCIEGTPDTPMLYIDPEVCVDCAACTSVCPVDAIYPEDEVPEEWTSYIKTNADYFGRSADDEDE, from the coding sequence TGAAGGGGTCAAGGACGGCGCGTGCATCGACGCGTGCCCGGTGGACTGCATCGAGGGCACCCCCGACACTCCGATGCTCTACATCGACCCGGAGGTGTGCGTGGACTGCGCCGCCTGCACCTCCGTCTGTCCCGTGGACGCGATCTACCCCGAGGACGAGGTTCCGGAGGAGTGGACGTCGTACATCAAGACCAATGCCGACTACTTCGGTCGGAGCGCCGATGACGAAGACGAGTGA